Within the Mumia flava genome, the region CTGAACTGCCGCGTCAGGTAGGCCGAGGCCCCTTCCTGGACGGCTCGCCCGATCTCCTGCATCCGGGGGGTGCCCTCGGGAGCGGCCAGCACTTCCCTGCGGAAGACGGCGGCCATCACGAGGGCGACGACGGCGACGGCGGCGACGACGCCGACGAGAGTCATGTTGCTGCTGGACAGCGACAGATCCTCGGCGGCAGCCATGGTGGAGTACGGCATCCGGTTCCTTCCTCAGCACGGGTCCCGACGTGGAGGGTGCTCGAACACCCAACCAGGAAGGTGATCGAGAACACAACAGTTTGCTGCGTGTCGTCTCACCACGTGCGCTATCGGCGTCGTCCCCGGCCGCGTGCGGAGGCGGCGATCAGCGCGAGACCGACGTCACCGCGGCGTCGACGCTGTCGTGGATCCCGAAGACCTTGGCCAGACCGGTGATGTCGAAGATCCGCAGCAACCGCTCGCGGGTGCAGACGACCGCGAGGTTGCCGTTGTTGGCGCGGACCCGCTTCAGTCCCCCGACGAGCACGCCGAGGCCGGTGGAGTCGAGGAAGTCCACCTTCTCCACGTCCACGACGATCCGGTGGTGGCCCGTCTCGACCAGATCGGCGAGGGCCTCCCGCAGACGCGGCGCCGTGTAGACGTCGATCTCGCCGGCGACCGCAACGACCTGCGCGTCGCCGACTCGTCGGGTCTCGAGCGAGAGGTCCACGTTCGTCGCTCCTCCAGCGGCCGGGATTCGTTGCCATTCAACCATGCCGCGAGGCGCTCCGATCGACTGTGAGCACGCCCCGTCGGAGGGACTTGGCAGACTGCAGGGGTGACCGATCCCGTCGAGACGTTGCTACGGACGCCCGGTGCGTCCGACGGACGCCTCCTGCACCTGCAGCGCGAGGACGCGCGCCAGGCGACGTACGCCGCGTGGCCGGCGTGGGTCGACGACGACCTGCGGCGACGCTTCGCCGGGCTCGGCGCGGACACGCTGTGGGCGCACCAGGCCGAGGCGGCCGAGCGCGCTCGCGCCGGGCGCCACGTCGTCGTGGCCACCGGGACCGCGTCGGGCAAGTCGGCGGCGTACCTCCTCCCGGCGGTGACGGCGCTGCGGTCGGCCTCCGACGCGGGGCAGCGCAACGCGAACGGCCTGCGGCGGCTGCCGTCGGTCCTGTATCTCGCCCCGACCAAGGCGCTCGCCCGCGACCAGCTCGCCGCGCTGGATGCCCTCGTCGGAGACGACCGCCGGATCCGCAGCGCTGCGGTCGACGGCGACAACAGCCGCGAGGAGCGCCAGTGGGCGCGCGACCACGCGAACTGGATCCTCACCAACCCCGACCTGCTGCACCGCACGCTGCTGCCGTCGCACGCGCGGTGGGCGCGGTTCCTCGCCGGGCTGCAGTACGTGGTGGTCGACGAGACGCACCACTACCGCGGCGTGTTCGGGTCCCACGTCGCCCACGTGCTCCGCCGGTTGCGCCGCCTGGCGGCCTCCTACGGCGCGGATCCGACGTTCGTGCTCGCCTCGGCGACCGCGGCGGAGCCGGCGCGCTCGGCCTCGCTGCTGACCGGGCTGGAGGTGAGCGAGGTCGTGGACGACGCGGCCCCGCGCGGCGAGGTCGCCTACGCCCTGTGGGAGCCGCCGCTGATCGACGCTCGTGGCGCCGACGGTGCGCCGGTCCGGCGTTCTGCGACGACCGAGTCGGCCGGTCTCCTGGCGGACCTGGTCTCTGCCGGGATCCGGACGCTCGCCTTCGTACGATCACGGCGGGGCGCCGAGACGGTCGCGCTCGCGGCCCGTGCCATGCTCGGCGAGGTCCACGGCGACCTGGCCGACCGGGTCGGCACCTACCGCGGCGGCTACCTGCCGGAGGAGCGCCGCGCGATCGAGACCGACCTGCGCGAGGGCCGCCTGCTGGGACTGGCCACCACCAACGCTCTCGAGCTGGGGATCGACATCGCGGGGCTGGACGCCGTGCTCACGACCGGGTTCCCCGGGACCAGGGCGGCGCTGCGGCAGCAGTTCGGCCGCGCGGGACGACGTGGTGGGAGCGCGCTCGGCGTGCTGGTCGCACGGGACGACCCGCTCGACACCTACCTCGTCCACCACCCCGAGGCGCTCCTGGGTGCTCCGGTCGAGGCGACGGTCCTGGACCCGTCCAACCCGCACGTG harbors:
- a CDS encoding DEAD/DEAH box helicase, with amino-acid sequence MTDPVETLLRTPGASDGRLLHLQREDARQATYAAWPAWVDDDLRRRFAGLGADTLWAHQAEAAERARAGRHVVVATGTASGKSAAYLLPAVTALRSASDAGQRNANGLRRLPSVLYLAPTKALARDQLAALDALVGDDRRIRSAAVDGDNSREERQWARDHANWILTNPDLLHRTLLPSHARWARFLAGLQYVVVDETHHYRGVFGSHVAHVLRRLRRLAASYGADPTFVLASATAAEPARSASLLTGLEVSEVVDDAAPRGEVAYALWEPPLIDARGADGAPVRRSATTESAGLLADLVSAGIRTLAFVRSRRGAETVALAARAMLGEVHGDLADRVGTYRGGYLPEERRAIETDLREGRLLGLATTNALELGIDIAGLDAVLTTGFPGTRAALRQQFGRAGRRGGSALGVLVARDDPLDTYLVHHPEALLGAPVEATVLDPSNPHVIAGHLAAAAQETALTEGDLELFGPGARDGVEALVAAGWLRRRAQGWFWVRRDRAADLVDIRSVGGQATQIVDTETGRLLGTVDGGRADGEVHDGAVYVHRGESFVVEHYDPHDGVALVRADEPDHTTSARTVTDIAIVAEHEQTVWDRASACFGEVDVSTQVVSYVRRRSGSGEVLGEVPLDLPVRTLRTSAVWWTLPGDVVAATGLAPELVPGAAHAAEHAAIGLLPLLATCDRWDIGGVSTAMHPDTGMLTVFVHDALPGGAGFARRGYDVVHHWLQTTRQAIASCTCPDGCPSCVQSPKCGNGNHPLSKTGAIVLLDAVLAQASLGSVDAA
- a CDS encoding STAS domain-containing protein; protein product: MDLSLETRRVGDAQVVAVAGEIDVYTAPRLREALADLVETGHHRIVVDVEKVDFLDSTGLGVLVGGLKRVRANNGNLAVVCTRERLLRIFDITGLAKVFGIHDSVDAAVTSVSR